From one Catenuloplanes nepalensis genomic stretch:
- a CDS encoding DUF58 domain-containing protein: MPTRNGWSVAAATVVLLAAAFLLGYPELAVFGFASLAALLVAGAWMLARPRLAVQREIRPMRVTAGESAAAILTVTNETGRRCPPIIAKDSVDGSAVRVPVPSLAARDTHRTGYPLPARRRGIYPVGPLTVEHTDPLRLMAMPKRYSAASTLYVHPVVDPVRPLPTGESHDQDGATSSRAPQGGIAFHSLREYVHGDDRRLVHWRSSARTGRLMVRHHTIPNEPRILVVLDTSAAAYADGESFESAVRAAASLCAAALGGGFPLRLCTTAGEAMNAGEGGHERTAVLDLLAAVRRDVADPGLAVLPSLVPDEGAVSLGVVTGVPGPAMLGMIPRVRSRVRTASLVQFVRGAGEPARLPGVTVLPARGPAEFAAAWNELVSP, translated from the coding sequence GTGCCGACCCGAAACGGCTGGTCGGTGGCGGCCGCGACGGTCGTGCTCCTGGCGGCCGCGTTCCTGCTCGGCTACCCGGAGCTGGCGGTGTTCGGCTTCGCCTCGCTCGCCGCGCTGCTGGTGGCCGGCGCGTGGATGCTGGCCCGGCCCCGGCTGGCGGTGCAGCGGGAGATCCGGCCGATGCGGGTCACCGCCGGTGAGTCCGCGGCCGCGATCCTGACCGTCACCAACGAGACGGGCCGGCGCTGCCCGCCGATCATCGCGAAGGACTCGGTCGACGGCAGCGCGGTCCGGGTCCCGGTGCCGAGCCTGGCCGCGCGCGACACGCACCGGACCGGCTATCCACTGCCCGCCCGGCGCCGGGGGATCTACCCGGTCGGACCGCTGACCGTCGAGCACACCGATCCGCTGCGCCTGATGGCGATGCCGAAGCGCTACTCCGCCGCGTCCACGCTCTACGTACATCCGGTGGTCGACCCGGTCCGGCCGCTGCCGACCGGCGAGAGCCACGACCAGGACGGCGCCACCTCGAGCCGGGCCCCGCAGGGCGGCATCGCGTTCCACAGCCTGCGCGAGTACGTGCACGGCGACGACCGGCGGCTCGTGCACTGGCGGTCGAGCGCCCGCACCGGACGGCTGATGGTCCGGCACCACACGATCCCGAACGAGCCCCGCATACTGGTCGTGCTCGACACCAGCGCCGCGGCGTACGCGGACGGCGAGTCCTTCGAGAGCGCGGTGCGCGCCGCGGCCTCACTGTGCGCCGCGGCACTCGGCGGCGGGTTCCCGCTGCGACTGTGCACCACGGCGGGTGAGGCGATGAACGCCGGCGAGGGCGGTCACGAGCGCACCGCGGTCCTCGATCTGCTCGCCGCCGTCCGCCGTGACGTCGCCGACCCCGGTCTGGCCGTGCTGCCGTCGCTCGTGCCGGACGAGGGCGCCGTTTCGCTCGGGGTGGTCACCGGCGTGCCCGGCCCCGCGATGCTGGGCATGATCCCGCGGGTACGGTCCCGCGTCCGCACGGCCAGCCTCGTGCAGTTCGTCCGGGGCGCCGGGGAGCCCGCCCGGCTGCCCGGGGTGACGGTGCTGCCGGCGCGCGGTCCGGCGGAGTTCGCCGCCGCCTGGAACGAGTTGGTGTCGCCGTGA
- a CDS encoding sulfite exporter TauE/SafE family protein — protein MTAPQTTHVRSLRGSLPTAFAGGAAVGVLGGMIGLGGAEFRLPLLIMLFGFAALQAVIVNKALSLIVVLTALPARLAAVPAAALTPHWDVVVNLLAGSLAGAWAGATWATRMRSATLYRILAAMLVLIAAALIANHSGTLHHVALAPATVIVSGVVAGFVIGVVAAIMGVAGGELLIPTIVLLFGTDIKTAGSLSLAVSLPTMLVAFARYSRDGSFTVLRQHARLVTALALGSVTGTIAGGMLLGVVPEAILVPGLAALLLLSSIKVWKHATTE, from the coding sequence GTGACCGCGCCGCAGACCACCCATGTCCGCAGCCTGCGCGGCTCACTCCCGACGGCCTTCGCCGGCGGCGCCGCCGTCGGGGTGCTCGGCGGCATGATCGGCCTCGGCGGTGCCGAGTTCCGCCTGCCCCTACTCATCATGCTGTTCGGGTTCGCCGCGTTGCAGGCCGTCATCGTCAACAAGGCGCTGAGCCTGATCGTGGTGCTCACCGCCCTGCCCGCCCGGCTCGCGGCCGTGCCGGCCGCCGCGCTCACGCCACACTGGGACGTGGTCGTCAACCTGCTCGCCGGCAGCCTCGCCGGCGCCTGGGCCGGCGCGACCTGGGCCACCCGGATGCGTTCGGCCACCCTCTACCGGATCCTCGCCGCCATGCTCGTGCTCATCGCCGCAGCACTGATCGCCAACCACTCCGGCACCCTGCACCACGTCGCGCTCGCCCCGGCCACGGTCATCGTCTCCGGCGTGGTGGCCGGGTTCGTCATCGGCGTGGTCGCCGCCATCATGGGCGTCGCCGGCGGCGAACTGCTGATCCCGACGATCGTGCTGCTGTTCGGCACCGACATCAAGACCGCCGGCAGCCTGTCACTCGCGGTGTCACTGCCCACCATGCTCGTCGCGTTCGCCCGCTACAGCCGCGACGGCAGCTTCACCGTCCTACGTCAGCACGCCCGCCTCGTCACGGCCCTGGCGCTGGGCTCGGTCACCGGCACCATCGCCGGCGGCATGCTGCTCGGCGTGGTCCCCGAAGCGATCCTGGTCCCCGGCCTGGCCGCCCTGCTCCTGCTGTCATCGATCAAGGTCTGGAAACACGCCACCACCGAATGA
- a CDS encoding NACHT domain-containing protein — MGLPPSGRALAGVLAMVGIPALAAVRLKEFAIAHPVAAVALVVAYETLLGIGTLLVRAMSKPMDRRLDQLGDAFDAALSRQAARYRRRYRAYVRASLRQLDSKGLATIGPFSPELGEVYVDVGLTPRAPGEVPTGALTEDPAHLPPRRALSDFVDRERPVVLALLGGPGSGKTTVLRRMAYQAAAVRRGRRRSTPVMLALRDHAPAIIEDPALTLPTLLRTAMPDREVAEPAGWWARKLRDGDCLILLDGLDEIARAEDRTAVSCWIEQQISVYPRNDYVVTSRPLGYETARITGADVLWVRPFNDGQVTLFLRNWYLATERRATGGTGPDVTLRAEQHAADLLERLAAAPALYDLTVNPLLLTMIANVHRYRGALPGSRAELYGEICQVMLYRRQEAKKLQPTVDIPGADKETLLAHLAYTMMSRRVRDLPREALLAALQPRLARLPGDVAGEDFLTDVANNGLLVEREHQVYAFAHHTFGEYLAARHIVTGNHARTLIRNVDDTWWRETTLLYLALPGVDADPIVRACLRAGSHPALALAFAAAAGRPLAPDLRQQLDDTHLLAFRPDADPAHRRLIAGVLATESLSQWIATPTGSHVCPQPVTTHLYTLFLRDTGNPPLEVPPAAPPARAEIVISAWAGDARAFTAWLNSLNPGPIVYRLPTEEEARFVSAKSGSAGPPRAVWTMREPDHPPAVWHSDDRSPVHTVTGAELHRAVAADAQATDVLTQLRWTRIRTLAIALTRGCLGDDTLALIRDLDRVLAHSGGLFVDHVRDLERTLGPVLPHVHVLDANLALDLAASLRLARTHGIAHDHERTLGYALGLDAGAGGDGLATWHVLAKAAIAPDGTPSGTDHFARSLLEQAGLPGTARFDVDLDVLSKTARDACAQLPTPVAQRFAEAMTPVLDRRSASVGIRWAALRLPALVLAAEANHLDLPEAATGFRQLAAGITLLQQRADDHSRLETILLARA; from the coding sequence ATGGGACTGCCCCCGTCGGGCCGAGCGCTGGCCGGAGTGCTCGCGATGGTGGGCATCCCCGCGCTCGCCGCGGTCAGGCTGAAGGAGTTCGCCATCGCGCACCCCGTCGCCGCGGTGGCGCTCGTCGTCGCGTACGAGACGCTGCTCGGGATCGGGACGTTGCTGGTCCGTGCGATGAGCAAGCCGATGGATCGGCGCCTGGACCAGCTCGGTGACGCCTTCGACGCCGCGCTGAGCCGGCAGGCCGCGCGCTATCGCCGTCGCTACCGTGCCTACGTGCGCGCCTCCCTCCGGCAGCTCGACTCCAAGGGGCTGGCCACGATCGGGCCGTTCTCGCCGGAGCTGGGCGAGGTGTACGTCGACGTCGGGCTGACACCGCGGGCGCCGGGCGAGGTACCCACCGGCGCGCTCACCGAGGATCCGGCGCACCTGCCGCCCCGGAGGGCGCTGTCGGACTTCGTCGACCGGGAGCGGCCGGTCGTGCTGGCCCTGCTCGGCGGGCCGGGCTCGGGGAAGACCACGGTGCTGCGGCGGATGGCCTACCAGGCCGCGGCCGTGCGGCGCGGCCGGCGCCGGAGCACCCCGGTGATGCTGGCGCTGCGCGACCACGCCCCTGCGATCATCGAGGATCCGGCCCTGACGTTGCCGACGCTGCTGCGCACGGCGATGCCGGACCGGGAGGTCGCCGAACCGGCCGGCTGGTGGGCCAGGAAGCTCCGGGACGGTGACTGCCTGATCCTGCTGGACGGACTGGACGAGATCGCCCGGGCCGAGGACCGTACCGCGGTCAGCTGCTGGATCGAACAGCAGATCAGCGTGTATCCGCGCAACGACTACGTGGTGACCTCCCGGCCGCTGGGCTACGAGACCGCGCGGATCACCGGCGCCGACGTGCTGTGGGTCCGGCCGTTCAACGACGGCCAGGTCACGCTGTTCCTGCGCAACTGGTACCTGGCCACCGAGCGCCGGGCCACCGGCGGCACCGGACCGGACGTCACACTGCGCGCCGAGCAGCACGCGGCGGACCTGCTGGAACGACTCGCGGCCGCGCCGGCCCTCTACGACCTCACGGTCAACCCGCTGCTGCTGACCATGATCGCCAATGTGCACCGGTATCGAGGGGCGCTGCCCGGCAGCCGGGCCGAGCTGTACGGCGAGATCTGCCAGGTCATGCTGTACCGCCGCCAGGAGGCGAAGAAGCTCCAGCCGACGGTCGACATCCCCGGTGCGGACAAGGAGACGCTGCTGGCCCATCTGGCGTACACGATGATGTCCCGCCGGGTCCGGGACCTGCCCCGCGAGGCACTCCTCGCCGCGCTGCAACCGCGGCTGGCCCGGCTGCCCGGCGACGTCGCCGGCGAGGACTTCCTCACCGACGTCGCCAACAACGGGCTGCTCGTGGAGCGTGAGCACCAGGTCTACGCGTTCGCCCACCACACGTTCGGCGAGTACCTCGCGGCCCGGCACATCGTCACCGGCAACCACGCCCGGACGCTCATCCGCAACGTCGACGACACCTGGTGGCGGGAGACGACGCTGCTCTACCTGGCGCTGCCCGGCGTGGACGCCGACCCGATCGTCCGCGCCTGCCTGCGGGCCGGCAGTCACCCCGCGCTCGCCCTCGCGTTCGCCGCCGCGGCCGGCCGCCCGCTCGCGCCCGACCTCCGGCAGCAGCTCGACGACACCCACCTGCTGGCGTTCCGGCCCGACGCGGACCCGGCCCACCGGCGGCTGATCGCCGGTGTGCTGGCCACCGAATCGCTGTCCCAGTGGATCGCCACCCCGACCGGCAGCCACGTCTGCCCACAACCGGTCACCACCCACCTGTACACGCTGTTCCTCCGGGACACCGGCAATCCACCGCTCGAGGTTCCGCCGGCGGCACCGCCGGCCCGGGCCGAGATCGTCATCAGCGCCTGGGCCGGCGACGCCCGCGCGTTCACCGCATGGCTCAACTCGCTGAATCCGGGCCCGATCGTCTACCGCCTCCCCACCGAGGAGGAGGCCCGCTTCGTCTCCGCGAAATCCGGGTCCGCCGGCCCGCCGCGGGCCGTGTGGACCATGCGGGAACCGGATCACCCGCCGGCGGTGTGGCACTCCGACGACCGGTCACCCGTCCACACCGTCACCGGCGCCGAGCTGCACCGCGCGGTCGCGGCCGACGCGCAGGCCACGGACGTCCTCACGCAGTTGCGCTGGACCCGGATCCGGACCCTCGCCATCGCCCTGACCCGCGGCTGCCTCGGCGACGACACTCTCGCGCTGATTCGCGACCTCGATCGCGTCCTGGCGCACTCCGGCGGCCTCTTCGTCGATCACGTCCGGGACCTGGAACGCACGCTCGGACCCGTCCTGCCACACGTCCACGTCCTGGACGCGAACCTGGCACTCGACCTCGCCGCGTCACTTCGCCTCGCCCGTACGCACGGCATCGCCCACGACCACGAACGCACCCTCGGCTACGCGCTCGGGCTCGACGCCGGGGCCGGCGGTGACGGCCTGGCGACGTGGCACGTGCTGGCGAAGGCGGCCATCGCCCCCGACGGCACCCCGAGTGGGACCGACCACTTCGCCCGATCACTGCTGGAACAGGCAGGTCTTCCCGGGACGGCCCGGTTCGACGTCGACCTGGACGTGCTGTCGAAGACCGCGCGGGACGCCTGTGCGCAGCTTCCGACTCCGGTCGCCCAGCGGTTCGCCGAGGCGATGACACCCGTGCTCGACCGGCGATCCGCCTCGGTCGGCATCCGGTGGGCGGCACTCCGGCTGCCGGCCCTCGTGCTGGCGGCCGAAGCGAACCACCTCGACCTCCCCGAGGCCGCAACCGGCTTCCGGCAGCTCGCCGCCGGCATCACCCTCCTGCAACAACGGGCCGACGACCACAGCCGCCTGGAGACCATCCTCCTGGCCCGCGCATAG
- a CDS encoding AAA family ATPase — protein sequence MATTMDASWAQERVRDLVANVERVVHGCTAVVRNAVICLLAEGHLLIEGVPGVAKTTLAKAIAHSIGAQVNRIQFTPDLLPSDVVGVNIFDTASRAFAFHPGPVFANVVLADEINRASPKTQSALLEAMGERQVTVDGHTHELDAPHFVIATQNPNDHHGTYALPEAQLDRFMLQVRLGYPAPEQEVRVIGDAIERRLPEQLEPVTTIGELLRMTEVARAVHVSEALRAYIVAIVGGTRTQPDTVRLGASPRASNALAVVAQARAVTEGREYVLPDDVKAVAPAVLCHRLVLAPVTAIRGVTAASVVDDILASVPVPHAIADR from the coding sequence ATGGCAACGACGATGGACGCCTCCTGGGCTCAGGAGCGGGTGCGGGATCTCGTCGCCAACGTGGAGCGCGTCGTGCACGGCTGCACCGCGGTCGTCCGGAACGCGGTGATCTGCCTGCTGGCCGAGGGACACCTCCTGATCGAGGGCGTGCCCGGCGTCGCCAAGACGACCCTCGCGAAGGCGATCGCGCACTCGATCGGCGCGCAGGTGAACCGGATCCAGTTCACCCCCGACCTGCTGCCCTCGGACGTCGTCGGGGTCAACATCTTCGACACCGCCAGCCGGGCGTTCGCGTTTCATCCGGGCCCGGTCTTCGCGAACGTCGTGCTCGCCGACGAGATCAACCGGGCGTCGCCGAAGACACAGTCCGCGCTGCTGGAGGCGATGGGCGAACGCCAGGTGACCGTCGACGGGCACACCCACGAGCTGGACGCGCCGCACTTCGTGATCGCGACCCAGAACCCGAACGACCATCACGGCACCTACGCGCTGCCCGAGGCCCAGCTGGACCGGTTCATGCTGCAGGTGCGCCTCGGCTACCCGGCCCCGGAACAGGAGGTCCGGGTGATCGGCGACGCCATCGAGCGACGGCTCCCGGAGCAGCTCGAACCGGTCACCACCATCGGTGAACTGCTGCGCATGACCGAGGTGGCCCGCGCCGTCCACGTCTCCGAGGCACTCCGCGCCTACATCGTCGCGATCGTCGGCGGCACCCGCACCCAACCCGACACGGTACGGCTCGGCGCCAGCCCTCGCGCCAGCAACGCGCTGGCGGTGGTGGCCCAGGCGCGCGCGGTCACCGAGGGCCGCGAGTACGTCCTGCCCGACGACGTGAAGGCGGTGGCCCCCGCGGTCCTCTGCCATCGCCTGGTGCTCGCGCCGGTCACGGCCATCCGGGGCGTGACCGCCGCCTCCGTGGTCGACGACATCCTCGCCTCGGTACCCGTGCCGCACGCGATCGCGGACCGCTGA
- a CDS encoding amidohydrolase family protein yields the protein MHEELALLTEAGLTPAEALHAATIAPARVFGLHDRGAVTPGLRTDLLLVDGDPATDIHATTRIRHVWIAGTRVV from the coding sequence ATGCACGAGGAGCTGGCGCTGCTCACCGAGGCCGGCCTCACCCCGGCCGAGGCGCTGCACGCGGCCACGATCGCACCGGCGCGGGTCTTCGGGCTGCACGACCGCGGCGCGGTCACCCCCGGCCTGCGCACCGATCTGCTCCTCGTCGACGGCGACCCGGCCACGGACATCCACGCCACGACCCGCATCCGCCACGTCTGGATCGCCGGGACCCGGGTCGTCTGA
- a CDS encoding endo alpha-1,4 polygalactosaminidase — METSVVRAVAWAVTGAACVGWAVVAGSGNGYPISAPRLSSGAAWLPTSATGGLTLLDGSTARVAAHVHVRVTSMVQHDHDAYVVDAVTGTVRHVDGATMRVGPAIAPLPGARKGLRVLATSTVVYAIDMVSGRVALLDPSSLATRRAPWTSAAGASTGAALDRDGRLWLFDAATGNLSVVTPSGETSEHREAARSGTGTLVPAGDRLVVADGFARKVTIFDHESGRVDRWVPLDPRAAGARAAIGGSSTATRLLVATDGKVSVCDLDRSSCTTPITLDGAGPSLGAPVEAAGRLFVPDYTGGDVFVVDPEDRTAVVARTKIPGGAARLTLIAKDGLVFFNDPMSDRAGVIRPDGTVRSIRKYAPPPPAAPGSTTAPSPIPVTPSAPAPTASPAWARPSPGGSPPTPGPSANAAGDVTARPRTPAPPGGPAPATTVPVIPTVAVTGGPQPDDASRDPRGRPPRPVPGAMFDYQIGGGYPPGPGIEVVSRDRADGAVIGLYNICYIDAFQVRRAENDWWQERHDDLLLRDRSGSRYLVDRPWGMPMLDVSTEEKRRALVGIVGEWIDRCAGNGFQAVEIDNMDSYERSDGQLSADSVVAYLELLIARAGEVDLAVAQTNALGLGKRVKEAGARFAIVEECGRYDECADYEAIYGDDLIDVEYQQAGLNAACDVSDGRFSVVLRDIDVSVPGSPAYVYRTCPPRSQGRPSVSWPLDPITWP, encoded by the coding sequence ATGGAAACGTCCGTGGTACGCGCGGTGGCCTGGGCCGTGACCGGCGCGGCCTGCGTCGGCTGGGCCGTCGTGGCCGGGTCCGGCAACGGCTATCCGATCAGCGCACCCCGGCTGTCGTCCGGCGCGGCGTGGCTGCCGACCTCGGCCACCGGCGGCCTCACCCTGCTCGACGGCTCGACCGCCCGGGTGGCCGCGCACGTGCACGTACGGGTGACCAGCATGGTGCAGCACGACCACGACGCCTATGTGGTGGACGCCGTCACCGGCACGGTCCGGCATGTCGACGGCGCGACCATGAGGGTCGGTCCCGCCATCGCCCCGCTCCCCGGCGCGCGGAAGGGCTTACGGGTCCTCGCCACGTCCACCGTGGTCTACGCGATCGACATGGTCTCCGGGCGCGTCGCCCTGCTCGACCCGTCGAGTCTGGCCACGCGTCGTGCGCCGTGGACGTCCGCGGCCGGCGCGTCGACCGGCGCCGCCCTGGACCGGGACGGACGGCTCTGGCTGTTCGACGCCGCCACCGGCAACCTGTCCGTCGTCACCCCCTCCGGCGAGACCTCGGAGCACCGGGAGGCGGCCCGCTCCGGCACGGGAACGCTGGTGCCGGCCGGCGATCGGCTCGTGGTGGCGGACGGATTCGCCAGAAAGGTGACGATTTTCGATCACGAGAGCGGCCGGGTGGACAGGTGGGTACCCCTCGATCCTCGTGCCGCCGGTGCCCGTGCGGCGATCGGTGGCTCCTCCACCGCCACGCGTCTGCTCGTGGCCACCGACGGCAAGGTCAGCGTCTGTGACCTGGACCGGTCCAGCTGCACGACGCCGATCACGCTGGACGGGGCCGGTCCGTCGCTGGGCGCCCCGGTGGAGGCGGCCGGGCGGCTGTTCGTACCCGACTACACCGGCGGCGACGTCTTCGTCGTCGACCCGGAGGACCGGACCGCCGTCGTCGCCCGGACGAAGATCCCCGGCGGAGCGGCGAGACTCACGCTGATCGCCAAGGACGGGCTGGTGTTCTTCAACGACCCGATGAGCGACCGGGCCGGCGTGATCCGGCCCGACGGCACGGTGCGCAGCATCCGGAAGTACGCCCCACCACCGCCGGCCGCACCGGGCAGTACCACCGCGCCATCGCCGATCCCGGTGACGCCGTCCGCTCCCGCGCCCACGGCGTCACCGGCGTGGGCACGGCCGTCGCCCGGCGGCTCACCGCCGACGCCGGGCCCGAGCGCGAACGCGGCCGGCGACGTGACGGCCAGACCCAGGACGCCGGCCCCGCCCGGCGGGCCGGCGCCGGCCACGACCGTGCCGGTCATCCCGACGGTCGCGGTGACCGGCGGCCCACAGCCGGACGACGCCTCCCGGGATCCGCGCGGCAGGCCTCCCCGGCCCGTGCCCGGCGCGATGTTCGACTATCAGATCGGGGGTGGCTACCCGCCCGGACCCGGGATCGAGGTGGTCAGCCGGGACCGCGCGGACGGGGCCGTCATCGGGCTCTACAACATCTGCTACATCGACGCCTTTCAGGTGCGGCGCGCGGAGAACGACTGGTGGCAGGAGCGCCATGACGACCTTCTGCTCCGGGACCGATCCGGCAGCAGATACCTCGTGGACCGGCCATGGGGGATGCCCATGCTCGACGTCTCCACGGAGGAGAAGCGCCGCGCCCTCGTCGGCATCGTGGGTGAGTGGATCGACCGATGCGCCGGCAACGGCTTCCAAGCGGTCGAGATCGACAACATGGACTCGTACGAGCGGTCGGACGGTCAGCTGAGCGCCGACTCGGTCGTCGCCTACCTGGAACTGCTGATCGCGCGGGCCGGCGAGGTCGACCTCGCGGTCGCGCAGACGAACGCCCTCGGCCTCGGGAAGCGCGTCAAGGAGGCCGGCGCCCGTTTCGCGATCGTCGAGGAGTGCGGACGCTATGACGAGTGTGCGGACTACGAGGCGATCTACGGCGACGACCTGATCGACGTCGAATATCAGCAGGCCGGCCTGAACGCCGCGTGTGATGTATCGGACGGCCGTTTCTCCGTGGTCCTCCGCGATATCGACGTCTCCGTGCCCGGAAGCCCGGCATATGTCTACAGGACATGCCCGCCCAGGTCACAGGGCAGGCCGAGCGTGTCGTGGCCGCTCGACCCGATCACGTGGCCCTGA
- a CDS encoding transglutaminaseTgpA domain-containing protein — protein sequence MTRTVIAMRGAEVALAAAAVVATVPAYRDFFGSGGYLVPLTAAACAGALGALRAATLRWGTSATIVTGIAGFLTVTGAVILRGRELTSIGTGIANGWMRMLTTGLPADPTAELLILPALLVYAAGFGAVTVALRTRAVLAPVPFPLLSLLAALLLTAGHTEGAFPVAVAVLAPLAVLVLIRAVRRGGVTGRAYLADRARFGLPMVALVAVAGIAAAHAVPIGEKGRFDPRALIRAELTIEDTVTPLASVRSQLEETPPRELFTVRVTGAVLDRVRTAALDDYDGTLWTSADRFLTAGRTLPADSGPAPSTEVRLAVGITGLAGPHLPAAGWPRQVTAGRVGFCARSGVLAAEKADRPGLSYDLVAGVRPRDDAMRSAGPDLAAGARYRALPAALPDALITAADQLTEDAPTSFAKLEALERGLRAMPYTATARPGHTLERLGSLFADGPDRTTGYAEQYAATFAVLARSLDFPARVVTGYRLRPESLTAGVHTVRTRDAWAWAEVKIAGYGWVAFDPADPHNRRQPPPVDHTSSPAGSGTAPSAPEDPGVQARPRQPLADELAAVERLPLVLVILAILTAGLQAVVLAEKWRRRRDRRRGTPAQRIAGAWMQSTGRLRAAGLPIHRSWTAYETAEAARARFGEAASPVATLARLFAEACYGTRPPGPEPADEAWRADRALRAALRRERGLARTAGAWLSPASLWHRSG from the coding sequence GTGACCAGAACGGTGATCGCGATGCGCGGTGCCGAGGTGGCGCTCGCCGCCGCCGCCGTGGTGGCGACAGTCCCGGCGTACCGGGACTTCTTCGGCTCCGGCGGCTACCTGGTGCCGCTGACGGCCGCGGCCTGTGCGGGTGCGCTGGGGGCACTGCGCGCCGCGACGCTGCGGTGGGGCACGTCCGCCACGATCGTGACCGGAATCGCCGGCTTCCTGACGGTCACGGGTGCGGTGATCCTGAGAGGCCGGGAGCTGACGTCGATCGGCACCGGGATCGCGAACGGCTGGATGCGCATGCTCACCACCGGACTGCCCGCCGACCCCACGGCCGAACTGCTGATCCTCCCGGCGCTGCTGGTGTACGCCGCCGGGTTCGGCGCGGTGACCGTGGCGCTGCGCACCCGGGCCGTACTCGCGCCGGTGCCCTTCCCGCTGCTGTCGTTGCTCGCCGCGCTGTTACTGACCGCCGGGCACACCGAGGGCGCGTTCCCGGTCGCCGTGGCGGTACTGGCGCCGCTGGCCGTTCTGGTGCTGATCCGGGCCGTCCGCCGCGGCGGCGTCACCGGCCGCGCGTACCTCGCCGACCGGGCGCGCTTCGGGCTGCCCATGGTGGCGCTGGTCGCCGTGGCCGGAATCGCCGCGGCGCACGCGGTGCCGATCGGTGAGAAGGGCCGGTTCGACCCGCGGGCGTTGATCCGCGCGGAACTGACGATCGAGGACACGGTGACCCCGCTGGCCTCGGTCCGCAGCCAGCTGGAGGAGACCCCGCCCCGCGAGCTGTTCACGGTCCGGGTGACGGGCGCGGTGCTCGACCGGGTCCGGACCGCCGCACTCGACGACTACGACGGGACGCTCTGGACCTCCGCCGACCGCTTCCTGACCGCCGGACGGACACTGCCCGCGGATTCCGGCCCGGCGCCGTCGACCGAGGTCCGTCTCGCGGTGGGCATCACCGGCCTGGCCGGGCCGCACCTGCCGGCCGCCGGGTGGCCACGGCAGGTCACGGCGGGACGGGTCGGGTTCTGCGCCCGATCCGGAGTGCTCGCCGCCGAGAAGGCGGACCGCCCGGGGCTGAGCTACGACCTCGTCGCGGGTGTGCGACCCCGCGATGACGCGATGCGGTCCGCGGGCCCCGACCTCGCCGCCGGGGCACGCTACCGGGCGCTCCCGGCAGCGCTGCCGGATGCACTGATCACGGCCGCCGATCAGCTCACCGAGGATGCGCCGACCTCGTTCGCGAAGCTCGAAGCGCTGGAACGCGGCCTGCGCGCCATGCCGTACACGGCGACGGCCCGTCCCGGGCACACACTCGAACGGCTCGGCAGTCTGTTCGCGGACGGCCCGGACCGGACCACGGGCTACGCCGAGCAGTACGCCGCGACGTTCGCCGTGCTGGCCCGCTCACTGGACTTCCCGGCCCGGGTGGTGACCGGCTACCGGCTCAGACCGGAATCGCTGACCGCCGGTGTCCACACGGTCCGGACCCGCGACGCGTGGGCCTGGGCGGAGGTGAAGATCGCCGGCTATGGCTGGGTGGCGTTCGACCCGGCCGACCCGCACAACCGCCGTCAACCGCCGCCGGTCGACCACACGTCGTCCCCGGCCGGAAGCGGCACCGCGCCATCGGCTCCGGAGGATCCGGGCGTGCAGGCCCGCCCGCGGCAACCCCTCGCCGACGAGCTGGCCGCCGTGGAACGGCTGCCTCTGGTCCTGGTGATCCTGGCGATCCTCACCGCCGGTCTGCAGGCCGTGGTGCTGGCGGAGAAGTGGCGTCGCAGGCGGGACCGCCGCCGTGGCACACCGGCGCAACGGATCGCCGGGGCCTGGATGCAGAGCACCGGCCGGCTCCGTGCGGCGGGACTGCCGATCCACCGGTCGTGGACCGCGTACGAGACGGCCGAGGCGGCCCGCGCCCGGTTCGGCGAGGCGGCGTCGCCGGTCGCCACGCTTGCCCGGCTGTTCGCCGAAGCCTGCTACGGCACCCGGCCGCCCGGCCCGGAACCGGCCGACGAGGCATGGCGGGCCGACCGGGCGCTGCGCGCGGCGCTGCGACGCGAGCGGGGACTCGCGCGCACGGCCGGGGCCTGGCTGAGCCCGGCATCACTGTGGCATCGGAGCGGGTGA